DNA from Fusobacterium perfoetens:
GAGAATAAAAAAAGAATCAGATATAGAAGTAAGAGTTATATCAGGAGATCAAGAGGGAAAAATAACTTTTGCTGGTTCAAGCACAGAGTTTTCTAAAAAAATTCTTCTTATGGATATTGGTGGAGGAAGTACAGAGTTTATTTTTGGAGATAGAGAGAAGATAGATTATGTAAAAAGTTTTAAGGTGGGAGCTGTAAGAGAAACTAAAAAATATTTCCAAAATGATAACTATGATGATATTAAAAGTTGCATAACTTCCGTAAGAGAAAGAATTGGTGAGATAGAAAAATTTAAAGGACAAGATTTTATTTTTGTAGGAGTAGCAGGGACAGTTACAACAAATGTAAGCGTTTATGAAGAGATGAAAGTTTATGATTCTGAAAAAGTTCATCTTTATACCTTAACTAAAAAAAATTTAAAAAGAAATTTAGATAAGTTTTTGAGTCTAAGATTAAAAGAAAGAATGGAGATGATAGGTCTTCAACCTGAAAGGGGAGAAAATATTATAGCTGGGACTTTGATAATTCTTGAAGCAATGGATATTTTAGGAAAAGATGAGATAGTTGTTTCAGAGTGTGATGGTCTTGAGGGAGCTATGATAAATTTTAGATAAGAGGTGGTGATATGACGACTTTTCATTATATTATAAGTGGAAAAGTTCAAGGGGTAGGATATAGATTTTATGTTGGATTTAGATTGGAAAAACTAGGAGTAAAAGGTTTGGTAAGAAATTTAGAAAATGGAGATGTAGAACTTTTTATGCAAGGTGATGAAGAACAAGTTTTTATTGGTGAGAAATATATAAAAATGGGTACACCTTGGAGCAAAGTTCAAAATATAGAGAAAGAAATGGTAGAAATGAAAGAATTTTCAAAATTTAATATTGAATATTGATTTAGTAAATGATATAATTTCTAATGGTCATTTACTAGAGAAAGGGGAATCTTTATGTTAAGGGCCGAAATTTTTAAAAAATATGACTCAATAGAAGACTTTGAAAAGAAAGAGGAAGAATTGAGAATCTCATTGCTTGTCAATGGAAATGATATAAAAAATTTAAAAGAGTTGGGATTTTTAACTTATTATAAAAAGGACTATAACTCAGCAATAAGAATTTTTAAAAAATTAGTTGAGCTAGAACCAAAAAACAGTAATTTTATAGCTTTTTTAGGATATTTATTTTATGAAAATGATGAATATGAAAAAGCTATTGATTATTATTTGAAAGCGTTGGAAATTTCTAAAAATATGCCTTTTGTATATTTTCTTTTGGGAAATGCCTATTCAAGAATAGGAAATGTAGTTGAGGCTATAAAGTGTTATGATTTGGCTATATTTTCAGAAGATGATATTTATGATATTCATATAGATTTTGGTAAAAAATATGAGGAGATAGGTAGTCTTGATAGAGCTTTAAAAGAGTATAAAACAGCCTATGAGATAGATCCTAGAGATAAAAAAATTTTAGATAAAATTTCTGAGCTTTCTAAAAAAATGAGTTAAAAATACCGATCTAAAATTGTAGAGAGATTTTTAATAAGGAGAAAAAATGGAAATAGCTTTGATAATAACAGTGATTTTATTTTTTATAATTGCTGGGATATTGGGACCACAAAGAGCCATAGGATTTATTCCTGTGTTGCTTGTATTAGGTGTGTTATTTGTATTATTTGGATATATAATAGTTGCATTTTTCCCGATTATATTAATATTTATGCTTTGGAATATGATAACAGGAAGAAATAAAACTAATACTAGTAATGGTAGAACAAGAACTTATTATTACAGAACTACTGGAAATGCACAAGACTTTGAAGAATTTTTCAGAAGAGCTAGTGAGCAACAAAGTGGTGGATATTATTATAATGGAAATTACAGCAACAGTGGAAATTCATATAATAGTTACAATAATTATTTTGAAGATAAGTCAAAATATTATAGAGTTTTGGAAGTGGAGCAAGGTGCAAGTCAAGATGAAATAAAAAGAGCTTTCAGAGCAAAAGCAAAGCTTCATC
Protein-coding regions in this window:
- a CDS encoding Ppx/GppA family phosphatase, producing the protein MIKYIKGIIDIGTNSCRLFLAEVGESENKIEILKKIYKETRITKLGNFIQSDTSISNDGIEKLIEIIKYFKNICDKYECKKIIGFATSAVRESSNKDEIVERIKKESDIEVRVISGDQEGKITFAGSSTEFSKKILLMDIGGGSTEFIFGDREKIDYVKSFKVGAVRETKKYFQNDNYDDIKSCITSVRERIGEIEKFKGQDFIFVGVAGTVTTNVSVYEEMKVYDSEKVHLYTLTKKNLKRNLDKFLSLRLKERMEMIGLQPERGENIIAGTLIILEAMDILGKDEIVVSECDGLEGAMINFR
- a CDS encoding acylphosphatase, whose translation is MTTFHYIISGKVQGVGYRFYVGFRLEKLGVKGLVRNLENGDVELFMQGDEEQVFIGEKYIKMGTPWSKVQNIEKEMVEMKEFSKFNIEY
- a CDS encoding tetratricopeptide repeat protein; amino-acid sequence: MLRAEIFKKYDSIEDFEKKEEELRISLLVNGNDIKNLKELGFLTYYKKDYNSAIRIFKKLVELEPKNSNFIAFLGYLFYENDEYEKAIDYYLKALEISKNMPFVYFLLGNAYSRIGNVVEAIKCYDLAIFSEDDIYDIHIDFGKKYEEIGSLDRALKEYKTAYEIDPRDKKILDKISELSKKMS
- a CDS encoding J domain-containing protein; translation: MEIALIITVILFFIIAGILGPQRAIGFIPVLLVLGVLFVLFGYIIVAFFPIILIFMLWNMITGRNKTNTSNGRTRTYYYRTTGNAQDFEEFFRRASEQQSGGYYYNGNYSNSGNSYNSYNNYFEDKSKYYRVLEVEQGASQDEIKRAFRAKAKLHHPDKYANASHEERDYHEKKFKEINEAYEKLTK